The following DNA comes from Arthrobacter sp. SLBN-83.
CCTGGCGAACGCTGGGACTTAAGCGACGATGACAACGACCGCAGCAAGTACAACGCCCCCGAGCACGCCAACAGATGCAACCGCGCACCGGCAGGACGGGAGGCGCACCAACCGACCTCCTGACCCCTTCAGGGGTGGGGGGCAACCCTTGCATGCGACAGTCCTTAGAACGACCGTCGGCCTCAGTCGGCCCGGCACGGGTTAATGGCAGGGCCGTTACGGGGACGTTCGCGACTGCTGGGTTGCGGGCATGGAAGCTGCGTGCCCTATGTTCTGCACAAAGGGGACGATGTAGACGAGAATGTGGACATGCAGATCCGCGAACTACGTCCCGCCGACCACCCTGCTCTGGCCGACCTCATCCACGAATGGAAGCCGACAGTGGCAAGAGACTTAGAGTACAAGGGATTCAGCCGGGATCTTCGCAATCTCGTCCTCACGGAGCAAGACCGCCTGGTTGGCTGGATCCAGGGATGCCACAACTCCAAACTTTGGGAGCAGTTCCACTTTCGCCCGGATCCCCCGGAGGGGCCGTACTGCTCATTCGTGACCTACCTTTATGTTTGTCGCCTCCAAAGGGAAGGAGGCTTGGGAAAGGCTCTACTCGCAGAGTTCGAAATTGAGGCTGCACAAAACGGAAACGACTTTATCTGTCTAGACCCTAGCGCGGGCGCCTACGAACGGCCCGTCCATGGCTTCTATCGAAAGCAGCACTACTTTGAGGCCGGGCATCAGGCAGGGAGTCACAAACATCTAATGGGGAAGCACCTGGGGTGGGCATAAGGAAGTTTAATGGTCCTGGCGATTGCCGAAGGGGCGCATGCCACCATGCGCTTCACGGAAGCCGGCTATCATCCGGCGCTCTTCTAGGCCCGGGTCGGCAACCTGCTTCCAGCACACCAAGAACTCGTCCCGGTCCGGAAGCCGACGGAGGTCTTCGCCGCCAGCATGGTTCGTTCGTGCCCGGTAGATAAAGCCGCGGAACTCTTTGATCCGCTGCCACAGTCCATCCCGCTTTCCGGTAACATCATCCGCTTTCCGGAGGGGCGCTTTGCCGATGTACAGGACGGTGGCGGCCGGAATCCACCTAGCGGCCATCTCATCTACGGTGGTGAAGGTACTGCGCTTTGGGTGATCAGGCTTGAGGAATCTGGGTAGGGGGCACGGCTCGTGTGTGACAACGTATACTCCATGGACGTCGGCTGCTCCTCGCGGTCCAAGCACATCGGGACGCTCGATATTCTTAAGCGGCCGAGGCGCACTAAAGCCAGCCTGCCGCAGCCCCAGCATACTGAAATCATCCTGAGCCGCCATAGGCTCATTCTTACCCGGCCCCAGCACCATACTTAGCACCCTCTGGCCCTGGCACGGAGCGGGGCTTTTGCTAACGAGGACTTCACCGTATGAAGGGCTTATCGAATCCCTATGCCACGGCACAGGTCATGGCGGCAGAGCATCAAAACGCAGCCGACACGACTTACTTCTACGTCACTCGGAAGCATGGACTCTGTGTTCTCTACAGCGCGTCTGCGAAGCTCCGACTCTTCGGCGGCAGTCATCATCCGTAGTTCGGCCAGCTAGTAGTGCTCGGCCTGCTGCGGCGGTTCAAACACGTCCACGAGCCGGTCAACGACGCCACGATCGTCGCTATACACATGCGAGCGGTCGAAGTCGAGGTTAGGCTTACCCAGCTCAGCCGCCGGGAGCGTGAGTTCCACCAATATTCCATCCGATGAAACGGTGAAATCGTCTTCCCACGGACTTGACATGTCGACGTAGCGTCGAGGACGCCAGCCGCGACGTATAGTGTCCGGCGGCCGCCATGAAGTCTGCCATGGCACCGTCAGCATCGTCCGTGTCGACGGCCGTCTCAAAAGTTCCGGCTGCAGCATGGTACTCGCCAACGGCCTGGACCGATTTGAGGAGCACAGTCTAACTGTCGTCCCGGTCCGACAACGGATTTTATCGGGCTGCGCCGGCTACACTGAGTCCGGCCAGCGCAACCAATGCCATGAGACCAAGCGGCTTCACTACTTTTGATGTCGGCACTAAATTTTCCTTGTTCAGCGAGCGGCGCGGCTGCCAGCCGGCGCCAATATCCTCCGGATCCACGTCCACGACCCGAGTCAATCCTTCATCAACTACGTCATGCTCATCACGGACTCGCTTTACCAAGTGACGTATCAATAAGGCTTCATCGTCGGCTAACTGCGGGTGCTGGCTACGGGCGCTTAGACCTAGAGCGATTTCGATGACGACTGCAAGTGGGACGCCCACCAAAGTGATCCTGATCTCTATGTGTTTGCGTTGGAGGAGAAATATACCCACCACGGGCAAGCTCTTAGCCGCGAGTGAGGACCCCACCCGAATAGAAGCGCTCGATCAGAGGTCGCCTCACGGCAGGGACTGCTTTAGTTACGCCTTCACGGATCATCTCGCCGCTCTTGATGGTAAAGGCAACCCGGATAAGCTTCCACATGTCGTCGGGATCTGAGAGGTCCAGCGGGACGCAGTAGAGTACGGCGAGAATGGCCGTTTACGACCAGCGTGCCCAGAGCGGTTTGGAGAAACTGGGTCTCGTACTGTTGGCAGCTCGCGGAAGATACGCCCGCTTCATGGGACTGGTCGAAAACATGCAAGAAACGGCGAGACAGAACGGACATGATTGGACGGCTAGGGACGTTGATTTGGCCCTGTACTGGCATGGACGTAATAGGTGTCCAGCAGCTAAGAAGCTGAAGGCCTCCATGACTCACCGGCAGTCCGCCGCCGGCAAGGGGTGTGTCCGGCTAATGCCAGACGCACCCCTTCCGTCAATCAACATGCGAGTGGTCAACGGATTCTTTTTCACTCGACGAGCACGGACTGTTTGTCAGCGTCCGATGCCTGCATAGTAGCCGCGGTCTTCCTGGACCTGTGG
Coding sequences within:
- a CDS encoding GNAT family N-acetyltransferase, giving the protein MQIRELRPADHPALADLIHEWKPTVARDLEYKGFSRDLRNLVLTEQDRLVGWIQGCHNSKLWEQFHFRPDPPEGPYCSFVTYLYVCRLQREGGLGKALLAEFEIEAAQNGNDFICLDPSAGAYERPVHGFYRKQHYFEAGHQAGSHKHLMGKHLGWA
- a CDS encoding DUF4230 domain-containing protein, whose protein sequence is MLQPELLRRPSTRTMLTVPWQTSWRPPDTIRRGWRPRRYVDMSSPWEDDFTVSSDGILVELTLPAAELGKPNLDFDRSHVYSDDRGVVDRLVDVFEPPQQAEHY